One genomic region from Yersinia canariae encodes:
- the tcdA gene encoding tRNA cyclic N6-threonylcarbamoyladenosine(37) synthase TcdA — translation MSTAHSEAYQQRFGGIARLYGQQALTLFSQAHICVIGIGGVGSWAAEALARTGIGAITLIDMDDVCVTNTNRQIHALRNHVGQAKTAVMAERILAINPECQVTCIDDFITADNVAELLDKNFSYVIDAIDSVRPKAALLSYCRRYKIPVVTTGGAGGQIDPTRIEVVDLAKTIQDPLAAKLRERLKSDFNVVKNSKGKLGIDCVFSSEPLVYPQSDGSVCASRSTAEGPKKMDCTSGFGSATMVTATFGFVAVSHALKKMMAKAARQGQ, via the coding sequence ATGAGCACCGCCCATTCTGAAGCTTACCAACAGCGATTTGGTGGTATTGCTCGCCTGTATGGGCAGCAGGCGCTGACACTTTTTTCGCAGGCGCATATTTGTGTCATCGGTATTGGTGGCGTGGGTTCATGGGCGGCAGAAGCACTGGCGCGTACGGGGATTGGCGCGATTACATTGATTGATATGGATGATGTTTGCGTCACTAATACCAATCGCCAGATCCATGCTTTACGGAACCATGTCGGACAGGCTAAAACAGCCGTTATGGCGGAACGTATTCTGGCCATCAATCCTGAATGCCAGGTAACTTGTATTGATGATTTTATTACTGCGGATAATGTTGCAGAGCTTTTAGATAAAAACTTTAGCTATGTTATTGATGCTATTGATAGTGTTCGCCCCAAAGCGGCACTACTGTCCTATTGCCGACGTTATAAAATCCCAGTGGTGACGACGGGAGGAGCTGGTGGGCAAATCGACCCGACTCGCATTGAAGTGGTGGATTTGGCGAAAACGATTCAGGACCCTTTAGCGGCGAAGTTGCGTGAAAGGTTGAAAAGTGATTTTAACGTGGTGAAAAATAGCAAAGGCAAATTGGGGATCGACTGCGTTTTCTCCAGCGAACCATTAGTTTACCCGCAGAGTGATGGCTCGGTATGCGCATCGCGCAGCACTGCCGAAGGGCCGAAGAAGATGGATTGTACTTCAGGTTTTGGTTCGGCAACGATGGTCACCGCGACATTTGGCTTTGTTGCGGTGTCTCATGCATTGAAAAAAATGATGGCAAAAGCCGCCCGTCAGGGGCAATGA
- the mltA gene encoding murein transglycosylase A produces MTSRWGKYLLSGIMIAVLAGCQSRPTDRGQQYKDGRLEHPLELVNEPHATGKPVNAKDFSDQVKVINQSSPGLYNRNSSTFSAVENWMLAGADTSKLSLFGLNAYQMEGVDNFGNVQFTGYYTPVLQARYTPQGEFRHPLYRMPAKGKRRLPDRAAIYSGALDNRNLIIAYTNSLVDNFMMEVQGSGYVDYGDGRPLTFFGYAGKNGHAYRSIGKVLIDRGEVAKADMSMQAIRHWAETHSEAEVRELLEQNPSFVFFKPEMYAPVKGASAVPLIAKASVASDRSLIPPGTTLLAEVPLLDDKGKFTGQYQMRLMVALDVGGAIKGQHFDIYQGIGHEAGQAAGFYNHYGRVWVLKNAQSNGPLFTAYQGGKTAAPFGNSSSLLVKNQGQ; encoded by the coding sequence ATGACAAGTCGTTGGGGCAAATACCTACTGAGTGGAATAATGATTGCTGTTCTGGCTGGTTGCCAATCTCGGCCAACCGATCGCGGGCAACAATATAAAGATGGGCGTCTGGAGCATCCACTGGAATTGGTGAATGAACCACACGCAACAGGTAAGCCAGTCAACGCCAAGGATTTTTCTGACCAGGTGAAAGTGATTAATCAATCTTCACCGGGTCTGTATAACCGTAACAGCAGTACATTCAGTGCAGTAGAAAACTGGATGTTAGCCGGAGCAGATACCAGTAAGTTAAGTCTGTTTGGCTTGAATGCCTATCAGATGGAGGGAGTGGATAATTTCGGTAATGTGCAATTTACCGGTTATTACACCCCAGTGCTTCAGGCCCGCTATACCCCGCAAGGTGAATTTCGCCATCCACTTTATCGAATGCCCGCGAAAGGAAAGCGCCGTCTGCCGGATCGTGCTGCTATATATTCGGGCGCATTGGATAACCGCAATTTAATTATCGCGTACACCAATTCGCTGGTGGATAATTTTATGATGGAAGTGCAGGGCAGCGGTTATGTTGATTATGGTGATGGACGACCACTAACCTTCTTCGGCTATGCGGGTAAAAACGGCCATGCTTATCGCAGTATCGGCAAGGTACTGATTGACCGCGGTGAAGTGGCCAAAGCAGATATGTCGATGCAAGCTATCCGCCATTGGGCTGAGACGCACAGCGAAGCTGAAGTCAGAGAGCTGTTAGAGCAGAATCCGTCGTTTGTTTTCTTCAAACCGGAAATGTATGCACCGGTGAAAGGGGCCAGCGCCGTCCCATTAATTGCTAAAGCCTCTGTTGCCTCCGATCGTTCCCTGATTCCACCGGGTACCACATTATTAGCTGAAGTTCCCTTATTAGACGATAAGGGGAAATTCACCGGCCAATATCAGATGCGGTTGATGGTGGCGCTGGATGTCGGGGGCGCAATTAAAGGCCAACATTTTGATATCTATCAAGGGATTGGCCACGAAGCGGGCCAAGCTGCAGGTTTCTACAACCACTATGGCCGGGTTTGGGTGTTGAAAAATGCACAAAGCAACGGGCCGCTGTTTACTGCTTATCAGGGGGGTAAAACTGCGGCCCCATTCGGTAATAGTTCTTCACTATTGGTGAAAAATCAGGGCCAATAA
- the amiC gene encoding N-acetylmuramoyl-L-alanine amidase AmiC, which produces MADSNHNSGRRRLLQGAAAAWLLSVSRVGFAAASHIIAVRIWPSSTYTRVTLESNTPLKYRQFALTNPDRIVVDIEGVHLNSVLKEMTKQVQVGDPYLKQARVGQFDKNTVRLVLELKQSISPQLFTLKPFAEFRNRLVVDLYPQEGKTSAEDDPLLALLEDYNKGNVERTLPAEAPKAGKAGRDRPIIIMLDPGHGGEDPGAIGRNKTREKDIVLQIARRLQALIKKESNMRVFMTRNEDVFIPLKVRVAKARKLRADLFISIHADAFTSQAARGSSVFALSTKGATSTAARFLAQTQNEADQIGGVSKSGDRYLDHTMIDLLQTATINDSLKFGKEVLNRMGKINKLHKNRVDQAGFAVLKAPDIPSILVETAFISNLEEERKLRTSHFQQQVAESIFAGIKAYFANGGAMARL; this is translated from the coding sequence ATGGCAGATTCAAATCATAATTCTGGGCGTCGCCGTCTACTACAAGGTGCCGCCGCGGCGTGGCTACTGAGTGTCAGCCGAGTTGGATTTGCTGCTGCTTCACATATTATTGCCGTCAGAATTTGGCCCTCTTCAACATATACCCGAGTAACACTGGAATCCAATACACCGCTCAAGTATCGCCAATTCGCGCTGACGAATCCGGATCGTATTGTGGTGGATATTGAAGGTGTGCATCTCAACAGCGTGCTAAAAGAGATGACCAAACAAGTTCAGGTCGGTGATCCTTACTTGAAACAGGCGCGAGTAGGGCAGTTTGATAAAAATACGGTTCGGCTCGTTTTGGAGTTGAAGCAAAGTATCAGTCCGCAGCTCTTTACCCTTAAACCCTTTGCTGAGTTCAGGAATCGTCTGGTGGTGGACCTCTACCCGCAAGAGGGGAAAACCTCGGCGGAAGATGACCCATTGCTGGCATTATTGGAGGATTACAATAAAGGTAATGTGGAGCGGACTTTACCTGCCGAAGCACCGAAAGCAGGTAAAGCAGGACGGGATAGGCCGATAATTATCATGTTAGACCCCGGACACGGTGGGGAAGACCCCGGTGCTATTGGCCGAAATAAAACCCGTGAGAAAGACATTGTGCTGCAAATTGCCCGCCGGCTACAGGCGCTGATTAAGAAAGAATCGAATATGCGGGTCTTTATGACTCGCAATGAAGATGTTTTTATTCCCTTAAAAGTTCGGGTAGCTAAAGCCCGCAAGCTACGTGCGGATTTATTCATTTCGATTCATGCCGATGCCTTTACCAGCCAGGCAGCCAGAGGTTCTTCAGTCTTTGCATTATCGACCAAAGGGGCAACCAGCACGGCTGCACGTTTCTTGGCGCAAACACAGAATGAGGCGGACCAGATTGGTGGGGTTAGCAAGAGTGGGGATCGCTATCTTGACCACACGATGATTGATTTGCTGCAAACTGCGACTATCAATGACAGCTTGAAATTTGGTAAAGAAGTACTGAACCGCATGGGGAAGATTAATAAACTTCACAAGAATCGGGTTGACCAGGCGGGTTTTGCTGTATTGAAAGCCCCTGATATTCCATCAATTTTGGTTGAAACCGCGTTTATCAGTAATTTGGAAGAAGAGAGAAAATTGCGAACCAGCCATTTTCAGCAGCAAGTCGCTGAATCCATCTTTGCGGGTATCAAAGCTTATTTTGCAAATGGCGGTGCGATGGCCCGGCTTTAA
- a CDS encoding transcriptional regulator GcvA — MSKRLPPLNALRVFDAAARHLSFTKAADELFVTQAAVSHQIKSLEDFLGLKLFRRRNRSLLLTEEGQSYYLDIKEIFTSINEATRKLQARSAKGALTVSLPPSFAIQWLVPRLSGFNAAYPGIDVRIQAVDREEDKLADDVDVAIFYGRGNWTGLRTERLYAEFLLPVCAPSLLMGENGLKVPADLANHTLLHDTSRRDWMAYTRQLGVPQINVQQGPIFSHSAMVVQAAVHGQGIALVNNVMAQSEIEAGRLVCPFNDVLVSKNAFYLVCHDSQAELGKIAAFRQWILARAASEQEKLRFRYDN; from the coding sequence ATGTCAAAACGATTACCACCACTGAATGCCTTGCGGGTCTTTGATGCGGCCGCACGCCACCTGAGTTTTACTAAAGCCGCTGATGAATTGTTTGTCACACAAGCTGCTGTTAGCCACCAGATAAAGTCACTGGAGGATTTTCTCGGACTAAAACTGTTCCGCCGTCGTAATCGTTCTTTGCTGCTGACCGAAGAAGGTCAGAGTTATTACCTCGACATCAAAGAGATTTTTACCTCTATCAATGAAGCGACTCGCAAGCTGCAAGCCCGCAGTGCGAAAGGCGCTCTGACTGTCAGCCTTCCCCCCAGTTTTGCTATTCAATGGTTGGTTCCCCGTCTCTCTGGATTTAATGCTGCTTATCCGGGCATTGATGTCAGGATTCAGGCGGTAGACCGGGAAGAGGATAAACTTGCCGATGATGTAGATGTGGCGATATTTTATGGTCGCGGAAATTGGACCGGTTTGCGGACTGAGCGCCTGTATGCCGAATTTTTGCTCCCTGTCTGCGCTCCCAGCCTGTTAATGGGCGAGAATGGATTAAAAGTACCGGCAGATCTGGCTAATCACACCCTGTTGCATGATACTTCCCGCCGAGATTGGATGGCATACACCCGCCAATTGGGTGTGCCACAGATTAATGTGCAGCAAGGCCCGATATTTAGCCACAGTGCGATGGTGGTTCAGGCCGCTGTTCATGGGCAAGGTATTGCGTTGGTGAATAACGTTATGGCTCAATCTGAGATTGAAGCGGGGCGATTGGTGTGCCCGTTTAATGACGTGCTGGTCAGTAAAAATGCTTTTTATCTGGTTTGTCATGACAGTCAGGCAGAACTGGGTAAAATAGCCGCCTTTCGTCAGTGGATACTGGCAAGAGCCGCTAGTGAGCAGGAAAAGCTACGCTTTCGCTACGACAACTAA
- the csdE gene encoding cysteine desulfurase sulfur acceptor subunit CsdE, which yields MIAPHPFGRDITATKLLEMFSAHKQWEDRYRQLILLAKQLPPLPESLKQNELELTGCENRVWLGHECLPDGRLHFYGDSEGRIVRGLLAVILTAVEGKMPQQILTEDPLALLDQLGLRQQLSTSRASGLQALAQGIRAIATQYAP from the coding sequence ATGATTGCTCCACACCCTTTTGGTCGCGATATCACTGCTACGAAGTTACTTGAGATGTTTAGTGCTCATAAACAGTGGGAAGATCGCTATCGCCAGTTAATCTTGCTGGCCAAGCAACTCCCACCATTGCCAGAATCATTGAAGCAAAATGAGCTGGAGTTGACGGGGTGTGAAAACCGAGTCTGGCTGGGGCATGAGTGCTTGCCAGATGGCCGTTTACATTTCTACGGCGACAGCGAAGGCCGCATTGTTCGTGGGCTGCTGGCGGTTATTCTCACCGCCGTAGAGGGTAAAATGCCACAGCAAATATTGACGGAGGATCCTTTGGCATTGCTTGACCAATTAGGATTACGGCAGCAATTAAGCACATCGCGCGCCAGCGGTTTACAGGCACTGGCGCAGGGGATACGGGCGATTGCCACTCAATATGCGCCGTGA
- the argA gene encoding amino-acid N-acetyltransferase: protein MKERSTELVQGFRHSVPYINAHRGKTFVVMLGGEAIEHENFSNIVNDIGLLHSLGIRLVVVYGARPQIDSNLAQHHYEPIYHKHTRVTDARTLEMVKQAAGLLQLDITARLSMSLNNTPLQGAHINVVSGNFIIAQPLGVDDGVDYCHSGRIRRIDEDAIHRQLDNGAIVLLGPVAVSVTGESFNLTSEEVATQLAIKLKAEKMIGFCSSQGVTDSEGNIISELFPNDAQKRIEDLEQEGDYNSGTVRFLRGAVKACRSGVRRSHLLSYQEDGSLVQELFSRDGIGTQIVMESAEQVRRATINDIGGILELIRPLEQQGILVRRSREQLEMEIDKFTIIERDNLTIACAALYPFPEEQIGEMACVAVHPDYRSSSRGEMLLKRVANQARQMGLKKLFVLTTRSIHWFQERGFTPAEVEVLPIQKQELYNYQRRSKIMLADL, encoded by the coding sequence GTGAAGGAACGTAGTACTGAACTGGTCCAGGGGTTTCGCCACTCAGTTCCCTATATCAATGCGCACCGCGGCAAGACATTTGTTGTCATGCTAGGGGGCGAGGCGATTGAGCATGAAAACTTCTCTAATATCGTTAACGATATAGGCTTGCTGCATAGCCTTGGGATCAGGCTGGTCGTGGTATATGGTGCTCGTCCGCAAATCGACAGCAATCTGGCGCAGCATCACTACGAGCCTATTTATCACAAGCACACCCGCGTGACTGATGCCCGTACATTGGAAATGGTTAAGCAAGCTGCGGGCCTATTGCAGTTGGATATCACTGCAAGATTATCAATGAGTTTGAATAATACCCCACTCCAAGGGGCGCATATCAATGTGGTCAGCGGTAACTTTATTATTGCTCAGCCCTTGGGGGTCGATGATGGTGTTGATTATTGTCACAGTGGCCGTATTCGTCGGATTGATGAGGATGCGATTCATCGCCAATTAGACAATGGCGCTATTGTGTTGCTGGGGCCAGTGGCAGTATCCGTGACCGGCGAGAGCTTTAATCTGACGTCTGAAGAAGTTGCAACTCAGTTAGCTATCAAACTGAAAGCAGAAAAAATGATCGGTTTCTGCTCATCCCAAGGGGTGACGGATAGCGAGGGTAATATTATTTCTGAGCTGTTCCCCAATGATGCTCAAAAGCGGATTGAAGATTTAGAGCAAGAAGGCGATTACAACTCTGGGACGGTACGTTTTCTACGCGGGGCAGTAAAAGCCTGCCGCAGCGGTGTACGCCGGAGCCATTTACTAAGTTATCAGGAAGATGGGTCGCTGGTACAAGAATTATTCTCCCGCGATGGTATCGGTACCCAGATTGTCATGGAGAGTGCGGAACAAGTCCGTCGCGCGACAATTAATGATATTGGCGGCATATTGGAGCTGATTCGCCCATTGGAGCAACAAGGTATCTTAGTGCGCCGCTCACGCGAACAGCTTGAGATGGAAATCGATAAATTCACCATTATCGAACGGGATAATTTAACCATTGCATGCGCAGCACTTTATCCATTCCCTGAGGAACAAATCGGTGAAATGGCCTGTGTTGCTGTACACCCGGATTACCGCAGTTCATCCCGAGGGGAAATGCTGTTAAAACGGGTCGCGAATCAAGCCCGCCAGATGGGCCTTAAAAAACTGTTTGTATTAACCACCCGCAGTATTCACTGGTTCCAGGAACGCGGTTTTACTCCTGCAGAAGTGGAAGTATTGCCGATTCAGAAGCAAGAATTATATAACTACCAACGCCGCTCAAAAATTATGTTGGCTGATTTGTAG
- a CDS encoding YgdI/YgdR family lipoprotein encodes MKKTAAVISALMLTFTLAACSSNYVMHTNDGRTIVADGKPKVDDDTGMISYIDANGTEQQINRSEVKEMAEGK; translated from the coding sequence ATGAAAAAGACAGCTGCCGTAATTTCTGCACTTATGCTCACTTTTACCTTAGCAGCGTGTTCAAGCAACTATGTAATGCACACGAATGATGGTCGCACTATCGTTGCTGATGGTAAACCAAAAGTAGATGATGACACTGGGATGATAAGCTACATCGACGCCAATGGCACCGAACAGCAAATTAATCGTTCAGAAGTCAAAGAAATGGCTGAGGGCAAGTAG
- the recD gene encoding exodeoxyribonuclease V subunit alpha, translating into MMTLLEQAVRDHLLRPLDVQFSRMIAGDNAPMLQLAAAVLSAEAGAGHVCLPLSYLQPDQLFGGRQPVLSQALWQAAGTPDQLQWIQALNNSSAVSDGSQPTPLVLQNSRLYLQRMWQYEGDVVRFIASDNTASFINDARDVNEVLLRETLDRLFGLADTEVDWQKVAAAVAATRRISVISGGPGTGKTTTVAKLLTALIQLSQGQRLRIQLAAPTGKAAARLTESLGNAIRQLSLTEHERKLFPDQASTLHRLLGAQPNSQRLRYHRGNPLNLDVLVVDEASMVDLPMMARLIAALPAKAQVIFLGDRDQLASVEAGAVLGDICRFAELGYSESRAEQLTRLTGCILTGNIPIGDVQTDTVNVRDSLCLLRKSYRFDEKSGIGQLALAVNAGRYRDALSVLNGAYSDIERFSLDDSEDYQVLLEDCVAGYQHYLELATAGARAVDVLAEFGRYQLLCTLRSGPFGVSGLNERIEQLLHHKRLIERPPGPSGRWYVGRPVMIGLNDSALGLFNGDIGIALHDTQGELRVHFQLPDGNIKSVQPSRLPRHETAYAMTVHKSQGSEFEHTALVLPNSFMPVLTRELVYTAITRARQHLTLYSSDTVLGHAIRTPTLRLSGLVERLNELR; encoded by the coding sequence ATGATGACATTACTGGAGCAGGCAGTTCGTGACCACTTACTACGCCCGCTGGATGTTCAGTTCTCGCGCATGATAGCGGGTGACAACGCCCCGATGCTGCAATTGGCCGCAGCTGTTCTCAGTGCTGAAGCTGGTGCTGGGCATGTGTGTCTGCCGCTGAGTTATTTACAGCCCGATCAGCTATTTGGCGGGCGGCAGCCGGTGCTATCACAAGCGCTATGGCAGGCGGCTGGTACGCCGGATCAATTACAGTGGATACAGGCACTCAACAACTCTTCAGCAGTCAGTGATGGCTCACAACCAACACCACTAGTTTTGCAAAATAGCCGCTTGTATCTACAACGGATGTGGCAATACGAAGGGGATGTGGTGCGCTTTATTGCCAGTGACAATACCGCGTCATTTATCAACGATGCCAGAGACGTAAATGAAGTATTACTAAGAGAGACGCTCGACCGTCTATTTGGGCTGGCGGATACTGAGGTCGATTGGCAAAAAGTGGCTGCTGCTGTTGCTGCGACCCGCCGTATTTCTGTGATTTCCGGTGGGCCAGGAACGGGTAAAACGACGACTGTCGCCAAGTTATTGACTGCGTTGATACAACTCAGTCAGGGGCAACGTTTACGTATCCAACTTGCCGCCCCAACCGGTAAAGCTGCTGCCCGCTTGACCGAATCACTGGGTAACGCTATTCGCCAACTTTCGCTGACTGAGCATGAGCGCAAGCTATTTCCGGACCAGGCGTCCACATTGCACCGTTTGTTGGGCGCACAACCCAATAGTCAGCGCCTTCGTTATCACCGTGGGAATCCCTTAAATCTTGATGTGCTGGTGGTTGATGAAGCATCAATGGTGGATTTACCTATGATGGCGCGGCTTATTGCGGCATTGCCAGCCAAAGCTCAGGTGATTTTTCTCGGTGACCGTGATCAATTGGCCTCGGTGGAAGCAGGCGCTGTTCTAGGGGATATCTGCCGTTTTGCTGAGTTGGGCTATAGCGAATCTCGAGCTGAACAATTAACCCGCTTAACAGGATGCATATTGACGGGAAATATCCCGATTGGTGATGTGCAAACCGATACCGTCAATGTCCGTGATAGTTTGTGTTTGCTGCGTAAAAGCTATCGTTTTGATGAAAAGTCCGGCATTGGGCAGCTTGCTTTAGCCGTGAATGCTGGGAGGTATCGGGATGCATTATCCGTTTTAAACGGAGCATATTCAGATATTGAACGTTTCTCTCTGGACGATTCAGAAGACTATCAGGTACTGCTGGAAGATTGTGTTGCCGGTTATCAGCATTATCTGGAGCTGGCGACAGCAGGTGCGCGGGCTGTCGATGTGCTGGCAGAGTTTGGTCGCTACCAACTATTGTGCACATTACGCTCCGGGCCATTTGGTGTCAGCGGCTTAAATGAGCGAATTGAACAGCTCTTGCACCACAAGCGGTTAATTGAGCGCCCCCCAGGACCATCAGGGCGTTGGTATGTTGGCCGGCCGGTGATGATTGGGCTGAATGACAGCGCTCTTGGCCTATTCAATGGCGATATTGGTATTGCTTTGCATGATACTCAAGGTGAGCTGCGGGTACATTTCCAGTTACCAGATGGCAATATAAAATCCGTGCAACCGAGCCGTCTTCCCCGCCATGAGACTGCTTATGCCATGACAGTTCATAAATCCCAAGGATCTGAGTTTGAACATACCGCCTTGGTATTGCCCAATAGTTTCATGCCAGTATTAACTCGAGAATTGGTCTATACCGCCATCACTCGCGCCCGGCAGCATTTAACTCTGTATAGCAGTGATACGGTGTTGGGCCATGCGATTCGTACACCCACCCTACGACTTAGCGGATTGGTGGAACGTTTGAATGAGCTGAGATGA
- the csdA gene encoding cysteine desulfurase CsdA, translated as MKSFNPTDFRQEFPAINDEIIYLDSAATALKPRAMIEATQLFYQQDSATVHRSQHQSALSLTVRFEETRQQVADFINAPDAENIVWTRGTTEAINLVAQSYARPRLQAGDEIIVSEAEHHANLIPWLMVAEQTGARIIKLPIGLDHLPDLQQLPQLLSTKTRILALGQMSNVTGGRPQLAEAIELAHQYDCIVMVDGAQGIVHSPADVQALNIDFYAFSAHKLYGPTGIGVLYGKAELLKEMPAWQGGGKMLTHASFGGFTPHEVPYRFEAGTPNIAGVIGLSAVLSWLEHIDLDEAEIYSQSLATLAEHKLAKLPGFRSFRCQQSSLLAFTFDGVHHSDLVTLLAEQGIALRAGQHCAQPLMAALGVSGSLRASFAPYNTENDVEMLCTAIGKALELLQD; from the coding sequence ATGAAGTCTTTTAATCCAACGGATTTTCGCCAGGAATTCCCGGCAATTAACGATGAAATAATTTATCTGGACAGCGCAGCGACCGCCCTGAAACCGCGCGCCATGATTGAAGCTACCCAGTTGTTTTATCAGCAAGACTCCGCAACAGTGCACCGCAGTCAGCATCAATCGGCATTATCATTGACAGTTCGCTTTGAAGAAACCCGCCAGCAGGTAGCAGACTTTATCAATGCGCCAGACGCAGAAAATATTGTTTGGACACGGGGCACCACAGAAGCCATTAATCTGGTAGCGCAAAGCTATGCTCGCCCTCGCCTACAAGCTGGGGATGAAATCATTGTCAGCGAAGCAGAACATCATGCCAACTTAATACCCTGGCTTATGGTTGCAGAACAAACAGGTGCCAGAATAATTAAGTTGCCTATTGGCCTCGATCATCTACCTGATTTACAACAATTACCGCAGTTATTAAGCACTAAAACCCGCATATTAGCGCTTGGCCAGATGTCTAACGTCACGGGTGGCCGCCCACAATTAGCCGAAGCCATTGAACTCGCCCATCAATATGACTGCATCGTCATGGTAGATGGCGCACAAGGAATTGTGCATAGCCCGGCGGACGTTCAAGCCCTTAATATTGATTTTTATGCCTTTTCTGCCCACAAATTGTATGGGCCAACGGGGATTGGCGTACTGTATGGCAAGGCCGAATTACTGAAAGAAATGCCCGCATGGCAAGGCGGTGGCAAAATGCTCACGCATGCCTCATTTGGCGGTTTTACGCCCCATGAAGTGCCTTACCGCTTTGAAGCCGGCACTCCAAATATTGCGGGTGTGATTGGTTTATCGGCGGTGCTCAGTTGGCTGGAACATATTGATTTGGACGAAGCCGAAATCTATAGCCAAAGTCTGGCAACACTGGCGGAGCATAAGCTGGCTAAATTACCGGGTTTTCGTAGCTTTCGTTGTCAGCAATCAAGCCTGTTAGCATTCACTTTTGATGGTGTTCACCATAGTGACTTAGTGACATTATTAGCAGAGCAAGGTATCGCGCTACGCGCTGGGCAGCATTGTGCGCAACCCTTAATGGCGGCACTGGGAGTCAGTGGTAGTCTGCGTGCTTCATTTGCACCATACAATACAGAAAATGATGTTGAAATGTTGTGTACGGCGATCGGCAAAGCTCTGGAATTGTTGCAAGATTAA
- a CDS encoding DUF423 domain-containing protein: MNGRLMLIFAALSGFFYVAFGAFGAHVLSASLGPNEMAWIRTGLEYQGFHTLAILALAVAMQRQISIWFYWSGALLALGTLLFSGSLYCLALSHLKLWVYITPVGGVCFLAGWVLMLIGALRLRKRAERHE; encoded by the coding sequence ATGAATGGTCGTTTAATGCTGATATTTGCCGCCCTGAGCGGTTTTTTCTATGTTGCTTTTGGCGCCTTTGGGGCGCACGTATTGAGCGCCTCTTTAGGGCCGAATGAAATGGCTTGGATTCGTACCGGGCTTGAGTATCAGGGGTTCCATACATTGGCAATTCTGGCACTTGCTGTTGCAATGCAACGGCAGATAAGTATTTGGTTTTACTGGAGTGGGGCCTTGTTAGCGCTTGGAACACTACTCTTTAGTGGCAGTTTATACTGTCTGGCTCTATCACACCTGAAATTGTGGGTATATATCACGCCAGTGGGCGGAGTATGTTTTCTGGCGGGATGGGTTTTGATGTTGATTGGCGCGCTGCGTCTAAGAAAAAGGGCAGAACGCCATGAATAA